The following proteins come from a genomic window of Campylobacter concisus:
- a CDS encoding DNA polymerase III subunit delta', translating to MLNKIVVTSDFENLKTKLEDEFGINNLRFYISDDFLLENAKEVIAEAYIAEKDEKILVIHANSFRTEAQNALLKIIEEPPRNIKFIIVTQSKNLLLPTIRSRMLIENNLTKKQKITLDLNLKSLSLKELTSFIDQKIADEQAQKFGKNELKELVGIIVTKAVDSGYKFSGDEMDYFFSLIKLADLNAKSHAVLTPLLLAIFQKGRR from the coding sequence ATGCTTAATAAAATCGTCGTTACAAGCGATTTTGAAAATTTAAAAACCAAGCTTGAAGACGAGTTTGGTATAAATAATTTAAGATTTTATATAAGTGATGATTTTTTGCTAGAAAATGCAAAGGAGGTCATCGCAGAAGCATACATTGCTGAAAAAGATGAAAAAATTTTAGTAATACATGCTAATTCTTTTAGAACAGAGGCTCAAAATGCACTTTTAAAGATCATCGAAGAGCCTCCAAGAAATATCAAATTTATAATAGTAACGCAGAGTAAAAATTTACTTCTACCAACGATTAGATCAAGAATGCTCATAGAAAATAACCTCACAAAAAAGCAAAAAATAACTCTTGATCTAAATTTAAAATCGCTTAGCTTAAAAGAGCTAACAAGTTTTATCGATCAAAAGATCGCAGACGAGCAAGCTCAAAAATTTGGCAAAAACGAGCTAAAAGAGCTTGTTGGCATTATCGTGACAAAGGCGGTTGATAGCGGATATAAATTTAGCGGCGATGAGATGGATTATTTTTTCTCGCTCATCAAGCTTGCGGATCTAAACGCCAAGTCTCACGCTGTGCTAACGCCGCTACTGCTTGCTATATTTCAAAAAGGACGACGTTGA
- a CDS encoding HobA family DNA replication regulator, which translates to MQDFIQWTLKAIRDEGPLMSWMEERRVEWTPLLASRLKFLLEGRAFITISDEERRWFEIYLLKKMNHSKSIRPFLPFFSLRSLYPSLDEIETNEQKQLLKDMLSLAFPNGYLFFYIGKSLDKYANLAKSDEDSYMWLFDEQAQNSFTLSSSDENLDIKLISLCKIFDKSIDAALFAKVIL; encoded by the coding sequence ATGCAAGATTTTATTCAGTGGACGTTAAAGGCTATTAGGGACGAAGGTCCTTTGATGAGCTGGATGGAGGAAAGGCGTGTCGAATGGACGCCTTTGCTCGCATCTAGGCTTAAATTTTTACTTGAAGGAAGGGCTTTTATAACTATAAGTGATGAAGAGCGAAGATGGTTTGAAATTTATCTTTTAAAAAAGATGAATCATTCAAAAAGCATAAGGCCGTTTTTGCCATTTTTTAGCCTAAGATCGCTTTATCCATCGCTTGATGAGATAGAGACAAATGAGCAAAAACAGCTTCTAAAAGATATGCTAAGTCTTGCTTTTCCAAACGGATACTTGTTTTTTTATATCGGAAAGAGCCTTGATAAATATGCGAATTTAGCCAAAAGCGATGAGGATAGTTATATGTGGCTATTTGACGAGCAGGCACAAAATAGCTTTACTCTTAGCTCAAGCGATGAAAATTTAGACATTAAACTAATAAGTCTTTGCAAAATTTTTGATAAAAGCATCGATGCGGCGCTCTTTGCAAAGGTGATACTCTAA
- a CDS encoding aspartate kinase: MLIVQKFGGTSVGTLERIEAVANRVIETKNSGADVVVVVSAMSGVTNQLVEYSEYFSKHPDGVATDMLLSSGEQVTTALLTIALNAKGYACVGMTGAMAGIITDDIHTKARIERIETARLKAELKAGKIVVVAGFQGIDEKGNITTLGRGGSDLSAVALAGALDADLCEIFTDVDGVYTTDPRIEKKAKKLEQISYDEMLELASAGAKVLQNRSVELAKKLNVKLITRSSFNHNEGTLIAKEDDNMEAVLVSGIALDKNQARVTLRGVVDKPGIAAEIFTALAHENINVDMIIQNVGHDGTTNLGFTVPQNELELAKETMQKLSAAKHIEFDDAIVKVSVIGVGMKSHSGVACLAFETLAKEGINIQMISTSEIKISMIVDQKYGELAVRVLHDAYKLDK, encoded by the coding sequence ATGTTAATCGTTCAAAAATTTGGCGGAACTAGCGTAGGAACACTTGAACGCATCGAAGCTGTGGCAAATAGAGTCATTGAGACAAAAAATAGCGGTGCAGACGTAGTTGTGGTAGTTTCTGCGATGAGCGGAGTTACAAATCAATTGGTTGAATATAGTGAGTATTTTTCAAAACATCCAGATGGCGTCGCCACTGATATGCTTTTAAGCTCTGGAGAGCAAGTAACGACCGCGCTTTTAACGATTGCGCTTAATGCAAAAGGCTATGCGTGTGTGGGTATGACAGGTGCGATGGCAGGCATAATTACTGATGATATTCATACAAAAGCAAGGATCGAAAGGATAGAGACTGCTAGGCTAAAAGCCGAGCTAAAAGCTGGCAAAATCGTAGTTGTGGCTGGCTTTCAAGGTATAGATGAAAAAGGTAATATCACAACCCTTGGTAGAGGTGGTAGTGATCTTAGTGCAGTTGCATTAGCAGGGGCGCTTGATGCTGATCTATGCGAAATTTTTACCGATGTTGATGGAGTTTATACAACTGACCCAAGGATAGAAAAAAAGGCAAAAAAACTAGAGCAAATAAGCTACGATGAGATGCTTGAGCTCGCCTCTGCCGGAGCAAAGGTACTACAAAATCGCTCAGTCGAGCTGGCAAAAAAACTAAATGTAAAACTCATTACAAGAAGTAGCTTTAATCACAACGAAGGTACATTAATAGCAAAGGAAGATGACAATATGGAAGCAGTTTTAGTAAGCGGAATAGCACTAGATAAAAATCAAGCAAGAGTAACACTAAGGGGCGTAGTTGATAAGCCTGGCATCGCAGCAGAAATTTTTACAGCTTTAGCTCATGAAAACATAAACGTAGATATGATAATTCAAAACGTAGGACATGACGGCACTACAAATTTAGGCTTTACAGTGCCACAAAACGAGCTTGAACTGGCAAAAGAGACTATGCAAAAGCTCTCAGCTGCAAAACATATAGAATTTGATGATGCGATCGTAAAAGTCTCAGTTATTGGCGTCGGCATGAAGAGCCATAGCGGCGTAGCATGTTTGGCATTTGAAACGCTTGCAAAAGAGGGCATAAATATCCAAATGATCTCAACAAGCGAGATAAAAATTTCAATGATCGTCGATCAAAAATATGGTGAGCTAGCGGTTCGCGTACTTCATGATGCCTATAAGCTAGATAAATAA
- a CDS encoding RNA pyrophosphohydrolase codes for MQKKYRPNVAAVILSSLYPFKCEILVAKRVDMDDIWQFPQGGIDEGESPKQALKRELKEEIGTDKIDILDEYPQWLSYDFPANATKKFYPFDGQTQKYFLVRLKNGASINLKTEHPEFSEYKFVDFGRSLENINHFKKPIYEKVLSYFKEKGYF; via the coding sequence ATGCAAAAAAAATACAGACCAAATGTGGCAGCTGTTATTTTGTCTAGCTTGTATCCATTTAAATGTGAAATTTTAGTCGCAAAAAGGGTGGATATGGACGATATTTGGCAGTTTCCTCAAGGTGGAATAGATGAAGGTGAGAGTCCAAAGCAGGCCTTAAAAAGGGAGCTTAAAGAAGAGATCGGAACTGATAAAATCGATATCTTAGATGAGTATCCGCAGTGGCTAAGCTACGACTTTCCAGCAAACGCGACAAAGAAATTTTATCCATTTGATGGACAGACACAAAAATATTTTTTGGTTAGACTTAAAAATGGTGCCAGCATAAATTTAAAGACAGAGCATCCAGAGTTTAGCGAGTATAAATTTGTAGATTTTGGTAGAAGTTTAGAAAATATAAATCACTTTAAAAAACCTATTTATGAAAAGGTTTTGAGTTATTTTAAAGAGAAAGGATATTTTTGA
- a CDS encoding PepSY-associated TM helix domain-containing protein — MFKIWRKFHLILALIFALPLLIISISGAIISYHDEVIEAFSKDKIDIATNKSALKIDEILKVFSKTWPNFNLSYIKIKGEANRAYVVSGTSENGEFKSFFIDPYTGEVVSENSVEKFIGLALNLHKNLGLALFKNENLSKIASELVAISTLALLVILITGVLIHFWRFRSKFISAFKLNLKAKKFAFLYSLHGFLGLYLGVILLIICISGLYFSYENFAKAINQICGEEKVFKKPNFTSKNGFSLNDGQKVENLKKAYEIFTLKFGNEFDALNFILNKDGVKFMIFYLPKGASESDGVRLAVDTASGEILKNTMPKSFEIYKFMLDLHAGYTFGEAGKVIFFMASCGVGVLLFSGCVIYYKRRKK; from the coding sequence ATGTTTAAAATTTGGCGGAAATTTCACTTAATTTTAGCTCTTATCTTTGCTTTGCCACTTTTGATAATCTCAATTAGTGGAGCGATTATTTCGTATCACGATGAGGTAATTGAAGCTTTTAGCAAAGATAAGATAGATATAGCAACTAATAAAAGTGCTTTAAAAATAGATGAAATTTTAAAGGTCTTTAGTAAGACCTGGCCAAATTTTAACCTTAGTTATATAAAGATAAAAGGCGAGGCAAATAGAGCTTATGTAGTAAGCGGCACAAGTGAGAATGGCGAGTTTAAGTCGTTCTTTATAGATCCATATACGGGCGAGGTAGTCTCTGAAAATAGTGTGGAAAAATTTATAGGCCTAGCTTTAAATTTACATAAAAATCTAGGACTAGCTCTATTTAAAAATGAAAATTTATCTAAAATCGCAAGTGAGCTAGTGGCGATTTCGACGCTTGCACTACTTGTGATTTTAATAACCGGAGTGCTAATACATTTTTGGAGATTTAGAAGTAAATTTATTAGCGCCTTTAAGCTAAATCTAAAGGCAAAGAAATTTGCATTTTTATATTCGCTGCACGGATTTTTAGGGCTTTATTTGGGGGTCATTTTGCTTATTATCTGTATTAGCGGTCTATACTTTTCTTATGAGAACTTTGCTAAGGCTATAAATCAAATTTGTGGCGAAGAGAAGGTCTTTAAAAAGCCAAATTTTACTAGCAAAAATGGCTTTAGTCTAAATGATGGGCAAAAGGTAGAAAATCTTAAAAAAGCTTATGAAATTTTTACTTTAAAATTTGGAAATGAATTTGACGCTTTAAATTTTATTCTCAATAAAGACGGCGTAAAATTTATGATCTTTTACTTGCCAAAAGGTGCTAGTGAGAGTGATGGCGTTAGGCTTGCGGTCGATACGGCAAGTGGAGAAATTTTAAAAAACACCATGCCAAAATCTTTTGAAATTTATAAATTTATGCTTGATTTGCACGCTGGATATACATTCGGAGAGGCTGGAAAAGTTATCTTTTTTATGGCTTCTTGTGGAGTTGGCGTGCTACTTTTTAGTGGCTGTGTGATTTACTACAAACGTCGTAAAAAGTAG
- a CDS encoding TonB-dependent receptor domain-containing protein produces MKSALKISICAAIFINLPLFANEDKVLPEVKVVSATGFEQNIKDAPATLSVITKEALEKKNHKDIESMTKDIPSLFGTTPEAANRRGISIRGFSPRFTKILVNGMPVPGDNAYKGLRSVGGSYSFIPPASAISRIEVIRGPMSSLYGSDALGGVINIITDEFSNEFGANLGSSYKFARNKNISGELYNSLYLHSGLIDDVLSVSVYGKNLNKSEDKISYANREQKDRNFGAKLFLKPNENNDLTLELARSDVKYKRTKGKTLSTGTNSVASERIKGDVINLSHEARLDNILLQSYLSYGKIKEIAQQNLTLKTLNFDTKGSYFTDNNAFTLGLNAKKEKLDEKATTADAANVNRYDYSVYAEDDYRLIKDFILSTGIRYNYDENYGSHVSPRIYGIYNLNDFFALKGGVSTGYATPDIKQRTQDLALPFAGGRGAQLGRSSLKPETSVSYEFGGVYNNNEGFETSLTGFYTSFKDMLSYRPICSRGSVCRHKGKIYPNGIWESINIGKAEIYGVELTNEWQVTNALRLNQSYVYTKSKQKDGPEAGKTLNNYPLHTFKFGANYELNRWLNFWSQINYYGRTKNSFNYANDMRAYVIADLGINYNVTKNFSLNLSVYNLFNEFFTTRSNGYDILIADGQKIELGFNLKF; encoded by the coding sequence GTGAAAAGTGCATTAAAAATTTCTATTTGTGCGGCAATTTTTATAAATTTACCGCTTTTTGCAAATGAAGATAAGGTTCTACCAGAGGTTAAAGTAGTGAGTGCGACAGGATTTGAGCAAAATATCAAAGACGCACCAGCAACGCTTAGCGTTATAACCAAAGAGGCATTAGAAAAGAAAAATCACAAAGATATCGAGAGTATGACCAAGGATATCCCAAGTCTTTTTGGAACGACTCCCGAAGCGGCAAATAGACGAGGAATTTCTATACGTGGATTCTCTCCAAGATTTACTAAAATTTTAGTAAATGGCATGCCAGTACCAGGCGATAACGCCTATAAAGGACTTAGAAGCGTTGGAGGCTCATATAGTTTCATCCCGCCAGCAAGTGCGATAAGTCGTATCGAAGTAATACGCGGCCCTATGAGCTCACTTTATGGAAGTGATGCACTTGGTGGAGTTATAAATATCATTACAGATGAGTTTAGTAATGAATTTGGTGCAAATCTTGGCTCAAGCTATAAATTTGCAAGAAATAAAAATATAAGTGGCGAGCTTTACAATAGTCTTTATTTGCACTCTGGATTAATTGACGATGTTTTAAGTGTTTCTGTTTATGGTAAAAATTTAAATAAATCAGAAGATAAAATTTCTTACGCAAATAGAGAGCAAAAGGATAGAAATTTTGGTGCGAAGCTCTTTTTAAAGCCAAATGAAAATAATGATCTTACGCTTGAGCTTGCAAGAAGCGATGTGAAATATAAAAGAACTAAAGGCAAAACACTATCAACTGGCACCAACTCAGTTGCTAGTGAGAGGATAAAGGGCGATGTGATAAATTTAAGCCACGAAGCAAGGCTTGATAATATCTTGCTTCAAAGCTATTTATCTTACGGCAAGATAAAAGAGATAGCACAACAAAATTTGACGCTAAAGACTCTAAATTTTGATACAAAAGGCTCATATTTTACTGATAATAACGCCTTTACTTTAGGACTAAATGCTAAAAAAGAAAAACTTGATGAAAAGGCAACCACAGCGGACGCTGCGAATGTAAATAGGTATGATTATTCGGTCTATGCTGAAGATGATTATCGCCTTATAAAAGACTTCATTTTAAGCACAGGAATTCGCTATAACTACGATGAGAACTATGGCTCGCACGTTTCACCAAGAATTTATGGTATCTATAACTTAAACGACTTTTTCGCCTTAAAGGGTGGAGTTAGCACAGGTTATGCGACACCTGATATCAAGCAACGCACGCAAGATCTTGCTTTGCCATTTGCCGGAGGACGTGGAGCACAGCTTGGTAGAAGCAGCCTTAAGCCAGAGACAAGCGTAAGTTATGAATTTGGTGGCGTTTATAATAACAATGAAGGTTTTGAAACGTCTTTAACTGGCTTTTACACAAGTTTTAAAGATATGCTAAGTTACAGGCCTATATGCTCAAGAGGCAGTGTTTGCAGGCATAAAGGCAAAATTTATCCAAATGGTATTTGGGAGAGTATAAATATCGGTAAAGCTGAAATTTACGGAGTTGAGCTAACAAATGAGTGGCAGGTAACAAATGCTCTTAGACTAAATCAAAGCTATGTTTATACAAAATCAAAACAAAAAGATGGACCAGAAGCTGGTAAAACCTTAAACAACTATCCGCTTCATACATTTAAATTTGGAGCGAACTACGAGCTAAATAGATGGCTAAATTTCTGGTCACAGATAAATTACTATGGTAGAACTAAAAACTCTTTTAACTATGCTAATGATATGAGAGCTTACGTTATTGCGGATCTTGGCATAAACTACAATGTAACTAAAAATTTCAGCCTAAACCTAAGCGTTTATAATCTCTTTAACGAGTTTTTTACGACAAGATCAAACGGATATGATATCTTAATAGCCGATGGGCAAAAGATCGAACTTGGCTTTAATCTAAAGTTTTAA
- a CDS encoding helix-turn-helix domain-containing protein has product MINLDKKYGTSKISQKEKQVSVEFFKQSSGISYLKSEILCNGRIKRDRHKSKKYLFLMFNEDKNDLCFKLDRKEYILNKDEFCIGLVNDDFKGVFEYQNKFYKTKTLLFDESYANKLEIFAGLRFDDKFELLKHKKDLAQICVLNELDTTNLYEGAMREIFTESKILELIYKSKIRKESEFSLNSDEEKTLLKAKTILLSRMQNPPSIKELAHLCGTNDFWLKKNFKLFFKDTIYQLLAKERLKLAFTLLEQNDISIKEAASIVGYANTAHFAKIFKINFGFLPSKLLKTKSYF; this is encoded by the coding sequence ATGATAAATTTAGACAAAAAATATGGAACGAGCAAGATATCTCAAAAGGAAAAACAAGTAAGCGTGGAGTTTTTCAAGCAAAGCAGTGGTATTAGCTATCTAAAAAGTGAAATTTTATGTAATGGCAGGATAAAAAGAGATCGTCATAAGTCTAAAAAATACCTATTTTTAATGTTTAATGAGGATAAAAACGATCTTTGCTTTAAACTTGATAGAAAAGAGTATATTTTAAACAAAGATGAATTTTGCATTGGGCTTGTTAATGACGATTTTAAAGGTGTCTTTGAGTATCAAAATAAATTTTATAAGACAAAAACACTACTTTTTGACGAAAGCTACGCAAATAAGCTTGAGATATTTGCTGGACTTAGATTTGATGATAAATTTGAGCTTTTAAAACACAAAAAAGATTTAGCTCAAATTTGCGTTTTAAATGAACTTGATACGACAAATTTATATGAAGGCGCGATGAGAGAAATTTTTACCGAGTCAAAAATTTTAGAGCTTATTTATAAAAGTAAAATACGAAAAGAGAGCGAATTTTCACTTAACAGTGACGAAGAAAAGACTCTTTTAAAGGCTAAAACGATCTTATTAAGCCGTATGCAAAATCCTCCAAGCATCAAAGAGCTAGCTCATCTTTGTGGCACAAATGACTTTTGGCTAAAGAAAAATTTTAAGCTATTTTTCAAAGATACGATCTATCAGCTCTTAGCAAAAGAGCGCCTAAAGCTCGCTTTTACTCTTTTAGAGCAAAACGATATCAGCATAAAAGAAGCTGCAAGTATCGTAGGCTACGCAAATACTGCACATTTTGCAAAAATTTTTAAGATAAATTTTGGCTTTTTGCCAAGCAAACTCTTAAAGACAAAAAGCTACTTTTAA
- the hemW gene encoding radical SAM family heme chaperone HemW, with translation MQVYIHVPFCESKCPYCAFGSSDDEFNKVSAYFKALCLDLNFQLKSQNVKEISTIFFGGGTPSAVNAKLYDEIFSILAPLCTPTTEITLEANPNSANLAWLKHVKNLGANRISFGAQSFFEDKLKFLGRIHSREQIFKAVENAGAAGFSNINLDLIYDTKFDTKKRLLAETENLKSLAITHLSAYSLTLEENTPFAGKKSYKKDSDSLAKFMIEQIGLAGFGQYEISNYGQICKHNLGYWQGKNYIGVGAFSVGFVNGTRYYAKNSIDAYISQPTYREKEILNESELVREHIFLGLRSIVGVEAGRLSEAQKKRANLLVENKKLDIKNGKFYNPNFLLSDEIALFIEG, from the coding sequence TTGCAAGTTTATATCCATGTGCCATTTTGCGAAAGCAAATGTCCTTATTGTGCTTTTGGCTCAAGTGACGACGAATTTAACAAGGTTAGCGCCTATTTTAAGGCACTTTGCCTTGATCTAAATTTTCAGCTAAAAAGCCAAAATGTAAAAGAAATTTCTACTATCTTTTTTGGTGGCGGCACACCAAGCGCGGTAAATGCTAAGCTTTATGATGAAATTTTTAGCATTTTAGCTCCTCTTTGCACTCCAACAACTGAGATCACACTTGAAGCAAATCCAAATTCTGCAAATTTAGCCTGGCTAAAGCATGTTAAAAATTTAGGTGCAAATCGCATAAGCTTTGGTGCTCAAAGTTTTTTTGAAGATAAGCTAAAATTTCTTGGGCGCATTCACAGCAGAGAGCAAATTTTTAAAGCAGTTGAAAATGCCGGGGCAGCTGGCTTTAGCAATATAAATTTAGACCTCATCTACGACACCAAATTTGACACTAAAAAGCGCCTTTTGGCTGAAACTGAAAATTTAAAAAGTCTTGCTATCACGCATCTAAGCGCCTATTCGCTCACTCTTGAAGAAAACACTCCATTTGCTGGCAAAAAAAGCTATAAAAAGGATAGCGACAGCCTGGCTAAATTTATGATAGAACAAATTGGGCTTGCTGGATTTGGGCAGTATGAAATTTCAAATTACGGTCAAATTTGCAAGCACAATCTTGGCTACTGGCAAGGCAAAAACTACATTGGTGTGGGGGCTTTTAGCGTGGGCTTTGTGAATGGCACCAGATACTACGCCAAAAATAGCATAGATGCCTACATCTCGCAACCAACTTACAGAGAAAAAGAAATTTTAAACGAGAGTGAGCTAGTAAGAGAGCATATATTTTTAGGGCTTAGAAGCATAGTTGGCGTGGAGGCTGGACGCTTAAGTGAGGCTCAGAAAAAAAGAGCAAATCTGCTTGTAGAAAATAAAAAACTTGATATTAAAAACGGTAAATTTTATAATCCAAATTTCTTATTAAGCGACGAAATTGCACTCTTTATCGAAGGATGA
- the tatB gene encoding Sec-independent protein translocase protein TatB produces the protein MFGMSFSEVLVIAVIAVLILGPDKLPSAMVQIAKFLKTFKKGINDAKSTFDQEMKIAELKEDAQKYKESITKSTQNVRKKLTFEELDEIKKSATDITNDIQNVVNDTKKTVENIKNPTNLVKDAILNDKKEA, from the coding sequence ATGTTTGGAATGAGTTTTTCTGAAGTCTTAGTCATCGCCGTCATTGCAGTACTAATTTTAGGACCGGACAAGCTACCAAGTGCAATGGTTCAGATCGCGAAATTTCTAAAGACGTTTAAAAAAGGTATAAATGATGCAAAATCAACCTTTGATCAAGAGATGAAGATAGCTGAGCTTAAAGAAGATGCTCAAAAATACAAAGAAAGCATAACCAAAAGCACACAAAACGTACGCAAAAAACTAACTTTTGAAGAGCTTGACGAGATTAAAAAAAGCGCTACCGACATTACAAATGACATACAAAATGTTGTAAATGACACCAAAAAAACGGTAGAAAATATAAAAAATCCAACAAATTTAGTTAAAGATGCGATCTTAAACGATAAAAAAGAGGCGTAA
- the tatC gene encoding twin-arginine translocase subunit TatC, whose protein sequence is MFEELRPHLIELRKRLFISIVSVFVCFGICFTFWNPLLAWMSEPLKQVLPAGSNIIFTQIQEPFFTAMKVAFFAGVVIALPIIFWQFWLFVAPGLYDNEKKYVIPFVISASFMFACGAAFCYYVVIPLGFAFLVNFGGQLFTALPSIGEYVGFFAKLLIGFGISFELPVITFFLAKIGLVDDKMLKDYFRYAVVIIFIFAAIVTPPDVISQVLMALPLIGLYGISIIVAKKANKSDDDEEEKENNKEQNDTSDDDE, encoded by the coding sequence ATGTTTGAAGAGCTAAGACCCCATTTAATCGAACTTAGAAAGAGACTTTTTATAAGCATAGTAAGCGTTTTTGTCTGCTTTGGCATCTGCTTTACGTTTTGGAACCCACTGCTTGCATGGATGAGCGAACCGCTAAAACAGGTCTTGCCAGCTGGCTCAAATATCATATTTACTCAGATTCAAGAGCCATTTTTTACAGCGATGAAGGTTGCATTTTTTGCTGGTGTCGTGATCGCGCTACCTATCATTTTTTGGCAGTTTTGGCTATTTGTCGCCCCTGGACTTTATGACAATGAAAAAAAATATGTGATCCCATTTGTCATCTCAGCTTCATTTATGTTTGCGTGCGGAGCGGCATTTTGTTACTACGTGGTGATTCCACTTGGCTTTGCATTTTTGGTAAATTTTGGTGGCCAGCTCTTTACGGCGCTACCAAGCATTGGTGAGTATGTTGGCTTTTTTGCAAAACTACTTATTGGCTTTGGAATTTCATTTGAGCTACCAGTCATTACATTTTTCTTAGCAAAGATCGGGCTTGTCGATGACAAGATGCTAAAAGATTACTTCAGATACGCTGTTGTTATCATCTTTATCTTTGCAGCTATCGTTACACCACCTGATGTGATAAGTCAAGTCTTAATGGCACTACCACTCATCGGACTTTATGGAATTTCAATAATCGTCGCTAAAAAAGCTAACAAGAGCGATGACGATGAAGAAGAAAAAGAAAATAACAAAGAGCAAAATGACACCAGTGACGATGATGAGTGA